In Flavobacterium lacustre, a genomic segment contains:
- the rnr gene encoding ribonuclease R, whose product MSKRLRKPIKKEKNFSDKIIKILSQSANKAFNYKQIGAKLDLDDTESRNQIIKDLKILASQNKIIESEPGKYLVKAASQDYYEGKIDMTGRKTAYFVCPDLEEDVFIPTNNLNHALDKDTVKVYVYNRRKGRRPEGEVIEVIERNKTDFVGVIDIQKNFAFVSTANPKMYTDIFIPKDKTGEAEQGDVVLVHIEDWPSRADSPFGTVVKVLGKPGEHDTEIHAILAEYGLPAEFPIEVETYAQKIDTTIHENEIAKRRDMRDTLTFTIDPKDAKDFDDALSFKKLENGNYEIGIHIADVSFYLEEGTVLDDEAYQRATSVYLVDRVVPMLPEVLSNYACSLRPHEEKYTFSAIFEITEKAQVVNQWFGRTVIFSDQRFSYEEAQYIIETKDNTIPVETSIIGSSYVVSDEIVAATLKLDQLAKIFRRNRMNDGAISFDKVEVKFNLDQEGEPEGVYFKISKDANHLIEEFMLLANKKVAEYIGKQKKTFVYRIHDEPNEDKLIAMQTVIAKFGYKIDFRNKGDISKSLNNLLADVVGKKEQNLIDTLTIRSMSKAKYSTDNIGHYGLAFDYYSHFTSPIRRYPDVMVHRLLQYYLDGGKSVDEETYEAKCLHSSTMEGLATNAERDSIKYMQVKYMQNHKDQEFLGVISGVTEWGIYVEIIENKCEGMVRIRDIKEDYYTFDEKQYALVGATSNQLLQLGDEIYVKVKNADLVKKQLDFNFLRRNE is encoded by the coding sequence ATGAGTAAAAGATTAAGAAAGCCGATAAAAAAAGAGAAAAACTTCTCTGACAAAATTATAAAAATATTATCGCAAAGTGCCAATAAAGCATTCAATTATAAACAAATAGGAGCAAAGCTGGATTTAGATGATACCGAAAGTCGCAATCAAATTATAAAAGATTTGAAGATTTTAGCTTCTCAAAATAAAATCATAGAATCAGAACCTGGAAAATATTTAGTAAAAGCAGCCAGTCAGGATTATTACGAAGGTAAAATTGATATGACAGGCCGTAAAACCGCTTATTTTGTTTGTCCGGATTTAGAGGAAGATGTTTTTATTCCGACTAATAATTTAAATCATGCTTTAGATAAAGATACCGTAAAAGTCTATGTTTACAATCGTAGAAAAGGAAGAAGACCTGAAGGTGAAGTGATTGAAGTTATCGAAAGAAACAAAACCGATTTTGTGGGTGTAATAGACATTCAGAAAAACTTTGCTTTTGTTTCTACAGCCAATCCAAAAATGTATACGGATATTTTTATTCCAAAGGATAAAACCGGAGAAGCAGAGCAAGGCGATGTCGTTTTGGTTCATATTGAAGATTGGCCATCTAGAGCCGATAGTCCTTTTGGAACAGTGGTAAAAGTATTAGGAAAACCAGGAGAACATGATACTGAAATTCATGCAATTTTAGCCGAATATGGATTACCGGCTGAATTTCCGATAGAAGTAGAGACGTATGCACAAAAAATAGATACCACTATTCATGAAAATGAAATTGCAAAACGTCGGGATATGCGTGATACCTTGACTTTTACAATAGATCCAAAAGATGCTAAAGATTTTGATGATGCTTTATCATTTAAAAAATTAGAAAATGGAAATTATGAAATAGGAATTCATATTGCCGATGTTTCTTTTTATCTCGAAGAAGGAACTGTTCTGGATGATGAAGCTTATCAAAGAGCTACTTCTGTGTATTTAGTGGATAGAGTAGTGCCCATGTTACCCGAAGTTTTATCTAATTATGCGTGTTCACTTCGTCCGCATGAAGAAAAATATACGTTTTCGGCTATTTTTGAAATTACCGAAAAAGCTCAGGTTGTCAACCAATGGTTTGGACGCACCGTTATATTTTCTGATCAGCGATTTTCATATGAAGAAGCGCAGTATATCATAGAAACTAAGGATAATACTATTCCCGTTGAAACATCTATAATTGGAAGTTCTTATGTGGTTTCTGATGAAATTGTTGCAGCCACTTTAAAACTGGATCAGTTAGCCAAAATTTTCAGAAGAAACAGAATGAATGATGGTGCTATTTCTTTTGATAAAGTAGAAGTAAAATTCAATTTAGATCAAGAAGGAGAACCAGAAGGCGTTTATTTTAAAATTTCAAAAGATGCCAATCATTTGATTGAGGAATTCATGCTCTTGGCCAATAAAAAAGTCGCAGAATACATTGGAAAACAAAAGAAAACCTTTGTATATAGAATTCATGATGAGCCAAATGAAGATAAATTAATAGCCATGCAAACGGTTATTGCAAAGTTTGGTTATAAGATAGATTTTAGAAACAAAGGTGATATTTCAAAATCATTGAATAATTTATTAGCCGATGTTGTTGGTAAAAAAGAGCAGAATTTAATTGATACTTTAACGATTCGAAGTATGAGTAAAGCTAAATATTCTACAGATAATATTGGACATTATGGATTAGCTTTTGATTATTATTCCCATTTTACTTCACCAATTCGTCGTTATCCGGATGTAATGGTACATCGATTATTGCAATATTATCTTGATGGAGGAAAATCAGTAGATGAAGAAACATATGAAGCTAAATGTTTGCATTCTTCAACAATGGAAGGTTTAGCAACAAATGCAGAACGTGATTCTATTAAATACATGCAGGTAAAATACATGCAAAATCATAAAGATCAAGAGTTTTTAGGTGTAATTTCCGGTGTTACTGAGTGGGGAATTTATGTAGAAATTATTGAAAACAAGTGTGAAGGAATGGTTAGAATTCGAGATATAAAAGAGGATTATTACACTTTTGATGAAAAACAATATGCTCTTGTAGGTGCAACTTCTAATCAATTATTACAATTAGGAGATGAAATTTACGTTAAAGTAAAAAATGCTGATCTAGTTAAAAAACAATTAGATTTTAATTTTTTACGAAGAAACGAATAA
- a CDS encoding SPFH domain-containing protein — MDIPLIIFLVFGLFIFLSSFFTVKQQSSVIIERFGKFLSVRNSGLQLKIPLIDRIAGRVNLKIQQLDVIIETKTKDNVFVKLKVSVQFMVIKETVYDAFYKLEYPHDQITSYVFDVVRAEVPKLKLDDVFERKDDIAIAVKRELNEAMTTYGYTIINTLVTDIDPDIQVKNAMNRINAADREKTVAEFEAEASRIRIVAKAKAEAESKRLQGQGIADQRREIARGLVESVDVLNKVGINSQEASALIVVTQHYDTLQAIGADSNSNLILLPNSPQAGSDMLNNMVASFSASNQVGEMMKKTKRVKPKTDEHQTTTPTPKPEINPEEEV, encoded by the coding sequence ATGGACATTCCATTAATTATTTTTCTTGTATTTGGATTATTTATTTTTCTATCCTCCTTCTTTACTGTCAAACAACAATCATCAGTCATTATTGAACGTTTCGGTAAATTTTTAAGCGTTAGAAATTCTGGGCTCCAACTCAAAATTCCGTTGATTGACAGAATTGCAGGTCGTGTAAATTTAAAAATTCAACAACTTGATGTTATTATCGAAACGAAAACCAAAGACAATGTTTTTGTGAAACTAAAAGTATCTGTTCAATTTATGGTTATTAAAGAAACCGTTTATGATGCTTTTTATAAATTAGAATATCCACACGATCAAATTACTTCTTATGTTTTTGATGTGGTTCGAGCTGAAGTTCCAAAATTAAAATTAGATGATGTTTTTGAAAGAAAAGATGATATTGCTATTGCAGTAAAACGAGAATTGAATGAAGCAATGACAACTTATGGTTATACGATTATCAATACTTTGGTTACTGATATTGATCCGGATATTCAAGTAAAAAATGCGATGAACAGAATTAATGCTGCCGACAGAGAAAAAACTGTAGCCGAATTTGAAGCAGAAGCATCCAGAATTAGAATTGTGGCTAAAGCCAAAGCAGAAGCAGAAAGTAAACGTTTACAAGGACAAGGTATTGCAGATCAAAGACGTGAGATTGCAAGAGGATTGGTAGAAAGTGTTGATGTGTTGAACAAAGTGGGTATAAACTCTCAGGAAGCCTCTGCGCTTATTGTGGTAACGCAACATTATGATACCTTGCAAGCCATTGGAGCCGACTCTAATTCGAATTTAATTTTGTTGCCCAATTCTCCACAAGCCGGAAGTGATATGTTGAATAATATGGTGGCTTCATTCTCCGCTTCAAACCAAGTAGGTGAAATGATGAAAAAAACAAAAAGGGTGAAACCAAAAACTGATGAACATCAAACAACCACTCCTACTCCAAAACCAGAAATTAACCCGGAGGAAGAAGTATAA
- a CDS encoding head GIN domain-containing protein encodes MKKLLLIAVFYIAYNSNAQVTKNLGDFDNVKVFDKMNVKLIAASENKIVISGDRESEVEVVNKNGELKIRMPFPKLLSGDAITVKLYFKRLESINASEGSYVSSDYTFKQTSLEVNVKEGSEIKVKVDVQKVNVKANSGGIVEVSGDALNQNVVITSGGILKATDLHTSQTSISVAAGGKAEIYATTLVDAKVKAGGSIYIYGKPKQINKETIIGGTIIEKN; translated from the coding sequence ATGAAAAAATTACTTCTGATAGCTGTATTTTATATAGCTTATAATTCAAATGCACAAGTAACAAAAAACTTGGGTGATTTTGATAATGTGAAAGTATTTGATAAAATGAATGTAAAATTAATTGCTGCTTCCGAAAATAAAATAGTCATTTCTGGAGACAGAGAAAGTGAAGTGGAAGTTGTAAATAAAAACGGAGAATTAAAGATTAGAATGCCTTTTCCAAAATTATTATCAGGAGATGCTATTACCGTTAAATTGTATTTTAAAAGATTGGAAAGCATCAATGCCAGCGAAGGAAGTTATGTTTCAAGTGATTATACATTCAAACAAACTTCATTAGAGGTGAATGTTAAAGAAGGATCTGAAATAAAAGTGAAAGTTGATGTACAAAAAGTAAATGTTAAAGCAAATTCTGGAGGAATTGTAGAGGTTTCCGGAGATGCATTAAATCAAAATGTAGTAATTACGTCTGGTGGAATTTTGAAAGCAACGGATTTACATACTTCTCAAACTTCAATAAGCGTCGCTGCAGGAGGAAAAGCCGAAATCTATGCTACAACCTTAGTAGATGCAAAAGTAAAAGCCGGAGGTTCTATTTACATATATGGAAAACCAAAACAAATTAATAAAGAAACTATTATTGGCGGTACTATTATTGAAAAAAACTAA
- a CDS encoding DUF2007 domain-containing protein has protein sequence MEDFETIAIFNYSHEIVVLKHLLEQEGIHYYFENETTLGVVPFYTTALGGIKLKVHPNDFKIVQEILDNLNSNLSIV, from the coding sequence ATGGAAGATTTTGAAACCATCGCAATTTTTAACTATTCCCATGAAATTGTCGTGCTGAAACATTTATTGGAACAAGAAGGAATTCATTATTATTTCGAGAACGAAACCACTTTAGGCGTTGTTCCTTTTTACACAACAGCTTTGGGAGGAATCAAATTAAAAGTACATCCAAACGATTTTAAAATTGTACAAGAAATTTTAGACAACTTGAATTCGAATCTTTCCATCGTTTGA
- a CDS encoding YtxH domain-containing protein, with protein MSNNTGNTLLALLTGAAIGAGIGILFAPDKGSNTRGKIKDGFDEAKDELKHKLDDVSSQLKNKFNNTKYNLEDSYEDLVSNMSYKTEDVISFLETKLADLKTQNAKLQKK; from the coding sequence ATGTCAAATAATACAGGAAATACATTGTTGGCACTTTTGACTGGTGCGGCAATTGGTGCCGGAATTGGAATTTTGTTTGCTCCGGATAAAGGTTCAAATACCCGAGGAAAAATTAAAGATGGTTTTGATGAAGCTAAAGATGAACTGAAACATAAACTGGACGATGTGTCATCACAGTTGAAAAATAAGTTTAACAATACGAAATACAATTTAGAAGATTCTTATGAAGATTTGGTTTCGAATATGAGTTATAAAACCGAAGATGTAATTTCTTTTCTGGAAACTAAATTAGCAGATTTGAAAACTCAAAATGCTAAACTTCAAAAAAAATAG
- the gltX gene encoding glutamate--tRNA ligase gives MSIPVRVRFAPSPTGPLHIGGVRTALFNYLFAKKNGGTFYLRIEDTDQTRFVPGAEEYIMEALEWLGISPDETIGKNEKFGPYRQSERKHLYKQYADLLIDSGNAYYAFDTAEALDAHRKQHEEQGKTFIYNHHNREKLDTSLVISEEETANRIASGQDYVIRFKTPVNETLHLQDIIRGEVKFETNLLDDKVLFKSDGMPTYHLANIVDDHLMETSHVIRGEEWLPSMPLHVLLYRAFGWEAPEFAHLPLILKPVGNGKLSKRDGDKMGFPVFPLEWKTAEGVSSGYREKGFFPETVINFLALLGWNDGTEKELFSLEELIEAFDLTRVHKSGAKFDPEKNKWFNHQYLVKQKNKTLAKAFAPIIESKNVSRDFTFSEMTKIVALIKDRAHFVSEFWELSDFFFVAPTSYDEKASKNWKEETPALMEELISVLEEISDFTSVNIETIVKDWMTKNEIGMGKVMQPFRLSLVGALKGPHLFDIVEVIGKDETIRRIQKAITLL, from the coding sequence ATGTCTATACCAGTTCGGGTGCGTTTTGCACCAAGTCCAACAGGACCTTTACATATTGGCGGAGTTCGTACCGCATTATTCAATTATTTGTTTGCCAAGAAAAACGGTGGTACTTTTTATTTAAGAATTGAAGACACAGACCAAACCCGTTTTGTTCCCGGTGCCGAAGAATACATTATGGAAGCTTTAGAATGGTTAGGAATTTCTCCGGATGAAACCATTGGAAAAAACGAAAAATTTGGTCCGTACCGTCAAAGCGAAAGAAAACATTTGTACAAACAATATGCTGATTTATTAATTGATTCCGGAAATGCTTATTATGCATTTGATACAGCCGAAGCTTTAGATGCGCATAGAAAGCAACACGAAGAGCAAGGAAAAACCTTTATCTATAATCACCACAACAGAGAAAAACTGGATACTTCTTTAGTTATTTCTGAGGAAGAAACAGCGAATAGAATTGCTTCAGGACAAGATTACGTAATCCGTTTTAAAACTCCGGTAAATGAAACATTGCATTTGCAAGACATCATTCGTGGTGAAGTAAAATTTGAAACAAATCTTTTAGATGATAAAGTTTTGTTCAAAAGTGACGGAATGCCAACCTATCATTTGGCGAATATTGTTGATGACCATTTAATGGAAACTTCACACGTTATTCGTGGAGAAGAATGGTTGCCATCTATGCCGTTACACGTTTTATTGTATCGCGCTTTTGGATGGGAAGCACCAGAATTTGCACATTTACCTTTGATTTTAAAACCTGTTGGAAACGGAAAACTATCCAAACGTGACGGTGATAAAATGGGATTTCCTGTATTTCCTTTAGAATGGAAAACAGCAGAAGGCGTTTCATCAGGTTACAGAGAAAAAGGATTTTTTCCGGAAACGGTTATCAACTTTCTGGCATTACTAGGTTGGAACGACGGAACCGAAAAAGAATTATTTTCGCTTGAAGAATTAATCGAAGCATTTGATTTGACCAGAGTTCATAAATCAGGAGCTAAATTTGATCCTGAAAAAAACAAATGGTTCAACCATCAATATTTAGTAAAACAAAAAAACAAAACTTTAGCGAAAGCCTTTGCTCCTATTATTGAATCTAAAAATGTTTCCAGAGATTTTACCTTTAGCGAAATGACAAAAATAGTTGCTTTGATAAAAGACAGAGCGCATTTTGTATCCGAATTTTGGGAATTAAGTGATTTCTTTTTTGTGGCTCCAACTTCATATGATGAAAAAGCAAGCAAAAACTGGAAAGAAGAGACACCTGCATTAATGGAAGAATTGATTTCGGTTCTTGAAGAAATAAGCGATTTTACTTCGGTAAATATCGAAACCATCGTTAAAGATTGGATGACAAAAAACGAGATTGGAATGGGGAAAGTTATGCAACCGTTTCGTTTGAGTTTAGTAGGAGCGCTCAAAGGGCCTCACCTATTTGATATTGTTGAAGTAATTGGAAAGGATGAAACCATTAGAAGAATTCAAAAAGCAATAACGCTTTTATAA
- a CDS encoding competence protein, translating to MAFEELKEQTENIQEQAQKYIESNLAYYKLRSFKLAMKSTTMILKFTLILLCCSMVLLFCSIAGAFAIGSYLENNALGFLIVGGIYVVATGFLFLVKDKIIEGPILEKFSEIFFND from the coding sequence ATGGCTTTTGAAGAATTAAAAGAACAAACCGAAAACATTCAAGAACAGGCGCAAAAGTATATCGAAAGTAATTTAGCGTACTATAAATTGCGGAGTTTTAAATTGGCAATGAAATCAACCACAATGATTTTAAAGTTTACTTTGATTTTGTTGTGTTGCAGTATGGTTTTATTGTTTTGTTCAATAGCTGGTGCTTTTGCCATAGGAAGTTATTTGGAGAATAACGCTTTAGGTTTTCTTATTGTTGGCGGAATTTATGTAGTAGCAACGGGTTTTCTATTTTTGGTTAAGGATAAAATAATAGAAGGTCCTATTTTAGAGAAATTTTCTGAAATCTTTTTTAACGACTAA
- a CDS encoding glutamine--tRNA ligase/YqeY domain fusion protein → MATEDKSLHFIEQIIEDSLTNGFPQEKLRFRFPPEPNGYLHIGHAKSICLNFGLGLKYNAPVNLRFDDTNPAKEEQEYVDAIKEDLKWLGFNWTEELYSSDYFQQLYDWAVQMIKNGKAYVDSQSSEDMAQQKGTPTQPGVDGPYRNRSVEENLTLFEGMKNGDFPEGSHVLRAKIDMASTNMLMRDPLMYRILHRHHHRTGYDWNIYPMYDYAHGESDYIEQISHSICTLEFVMHRELYDWFLDQIYDETKVRPHQYEFARLNLNYTVMSKRKLLQLVQENIVNGWDDPRMPTISGLRRRGYTAASIRKFCDIIGVAKRENVIDVSLLDFCLREDLNKKAPRVMAVLDPVKLVITNYPEGKEEWLEAENNQEDETAGFRKVPFSRELYIEREDFMEVAPAKFFRLSIGNEVRLKNGYIIKGESVTKDGQGNITEIQVTYDEDSRSGSGSEASQRKVAGTLHWVAVSHAVEAEVRLYDRLFIDEAPDSHKEKNFLEFMNTNSLEIVKGFVEPSLSSAAIGDNFQFQRLGYFNVDKDAKEGKLVFNKTVGLKDAWEEKGKKEQNLLMNTQKEINKYVKEKEETAADLILESIIENIKSIDNFSLINQTIVKNIKNDNNSLLFANLILEHSDKVKASDIELESLTKLYTMSLKSQLAKVRISAIQNLKHDTLNFDDFKDQLFDLKNSEKNEKVFELLNDL, encoded by the coding sequence ATGGCAACAGAAGATAAATCACTTCATTTTATAGAACAAATCATAGAAGACAGTTTAACGAATGGTTTTCCTCAGGAAAAGTTACGTTTTCGTTTTCCACCGGAACCTAATGGGTATTTACACATTGGTCACGCCAAATCTATTTGTTTAAATTTTGGATTAGGATTAAAATACAATGCACCTGTAAATCTTCGTTTTGACGATACAAATCCTGCCAAAGAAGAACAGGAATATGTAGATGCCATCAAAGAAGACTTGAAATGGCTGGGTTTTAATTGGACAGAAGAATTGTATTCTTCGGATTATTTCCAGCAATTATATGACTGGGCGGTTCAAATGATTAAAAACGGCAAAGCGTATGTTGATAGTCAATCTTCAGAAGATATGGCGCAACAAAAAGGAACTCCTACACAACCAGGTGTTGATGGTCCCTATAGAAATCGTTCTGTTGAAGAAAATTTGACCTTATTTGAAGGAATGAAAAACGGTGATTTTCCTGAAGGAAGTCATGTTTTACGTGCCAAAATTGATATGGCTTCTACTAATATGTTGATGCGTGATCCGTTGATGTATCGTATTTTACACCGTCATCATCATAGAACGGGATATGATTGGAACATTTATCCAATGTACGATTATGCACATGGAGAAAGTGATTATATCGAGCAAATTTCGCATTCAATTTGTACCTTAGAGTTTGTGATGCATAGAGAATTGTATGATTGGTTTTTAGACCAAATTTACGATGAAACTAAAGTGAGACCGCATCAATATGAATTTGCCCGTTTGAATCTGAATTATACTGTAATGAGCAAGCGAAAACTCTTGCAATTGGTTCAGGAAAATATTGTAAATGGTTGGGATGATCCAAGAATGCCAACGATTTCCGGATTGAGAAGAAGAGGATATACCGCTGCATCGATTCGTAAATTTTGTGATATTATTGGAGTTGCTAAACGCGAGAATGTAATTGATGTATCGCTTTTGGATTTTTGTTTGCGTGAAGATTTAAATAAAAAAGCACCAAGAGTAATGGCAGTTTTAGATCCTGTAAAACTGGTTATTACAAATTATCCGGAAGGAAAAGAAGAATGGCTTGAAGCCGAAAATAATCAGGAAGATGAAACTGCAGGTTTTAGAAAAGTTCCTTTTTCACGTGAATTATACATAGAAAGAGAAGATTTTATGGAAGTAGCTCCAGCTAAATTTTTCCGTTTGAGTATTGGTAATGAAGTACGTCTAAAAAATGGATATATCATTAAAGGAGAAAGTGTTACCAAAGATGGTCAAGGAAATATTACAGAAATTCAAGTAACATATGATGAAGATTCCCGAAGCGGAAGCGGAAGTGAAGCCAGTCAACGAAAAGTAGCGGGAACCTTGCATTGGGTTGCTGTTTCTCATGCTGTTGAAGCCGAAGTTCGTTTATACGACAGACTATTTATTGATGAAGCTCCGGACAGTCATAAAGAGAAAAATTTCTTAGAATTTATGAATACTAATTCTTTAGAAATTGTAAAAGGATTTGTTGAGCCAAGCCTTTCTAGTGCTGCAATTGGAGATAATTTTCAGTTTCAACGTCTGGGTTATTTTAATGTGGATAAAGATGCTAAAGAAGGAAAATTAGTTTTTAATAAAACAGTTGGACTTAAAGATGCCTGGGAAGAAAAAGGCAAAAAAGAACAAAATTTATTGATGAATACCCAAAAAGAAATCAATAAATATGTAAAAGAAAAAGAGGAAACAGCTGCTGATTTGATTCTTGAATCTATTATTGAAAACATAAAAAGTATTGATAATTTCAGTTTGATTAATCAGACGATTGTCAAAAATATCAAAAACGACAATAATTCTTTATTGTTTGCTAATTTGATATTGGAACATTCGGATAAAGTTAAAGCTTCAGATATAGAATTAGAATCTTTGACTAAGTTATATACCATGTCTTTAAAAAGTCAATTGGCAAAAGTTAGAATTTCAGCCATTCAAAATTTAAAACATGATACTTTAAATTTTGATGATTTTAAGGACCAACTTTTTGATTTGAAAAATAGCGAAAAAAACGAAAAAGTTTTTGAGTTGTTAAACGATTTGTAA
- a CDS encoding LysE family translocator codes for MINDILTGIPWGIFLSFMIGPVFFILLETSITKGFRAALVFDLGVVLGDVFFIAIAYLGSYRLIESLKDKPALFMFGGMLMLAYGIISFIKLKKEGKIKYELIDKEIIKKKYGSLFIKGFFLNIINIGVLGFWLAIIISVGPKLEMQTSRMMTFFTSVILSYLLIDCIKIILAKQLKSKMTPTNILKVKKGISIILIIFGIVLITQGWFPKEKEMVKNAFENIE; via the coding sequence ATGATTAACGATATTTTAACTGGTATACCTTGGGGAATTTTTTTAAGTTTTATGATTGGCCCCGTGTTTTTTATTTTATTGGAAACCAGTATTACAAAAGGATTCAGAGCTGCTTTAGTTTTTGATTTAGGAGTTGTTTTAGGAGATGTTTTTTTTATAGCAATTGCTTATTTAGGCAGTTACAGATTGATAGAAAGTTTAAAAGATAAACCTGCTCTTTTTATGTTTGGCGGTATGTTAATGCTGGCGTATGGAATTATATCCTTCATAAAATTAAAAAAAGAAGGGAAAATTAAATACGAATTAATCGATAAAGAAATTATTAAAAAAAAGTATGGAAGTCTTTTTATAAAAGGGTTTTTCTTGAATATTATTAATATTGGAGTTCTTGGATTTTGGTTGGCAATAATTATTTCGGTTGGACCAAAATTAGAAATGCAAACTTCCAGAATGATGACTTTTTTTACTTCGGTAATTCTATCTTATTTACTGATTGATTGCATTAAAATCATATTAGCCAAGCAATTAAAATCAAAAATGACGCCTACCAATATTCTTAAAGTCAAAAAAGGAATCAGTATTATTTTAATCATTTTTGGCATTGTTTTAATCACACAAGGTTGGTTTCCAAAAGAGAAAGAAATGGTTAAAAATGCTTTTGAAAACATCGAATAA
- the folB gene encoding dihydroneopterin aldolase → MGIIKLKNIRTFSYHGCLIEEGKIGSDYSVDLEVKTDLRKSSVSDNLEDTVDYVLLNKIVVEEMDIRAQLLEHVAHRIIVRIFAEVAAISRIIVAVSKLNPPIGGDVEAVTIEMEEYRN, encoded by the coding sequence ATGGGAATTATAAAACTAAAAAATATACGCACTTTCTCTTATCACGGTTGTTTAATCGAAGAAGGGAAAATTGGCTCGGATTACAGTGTAGATTTAGAAGTAAAAACTGATTTACGAAAATCATCAGTCTCAGATAATCTCGAAGATACGGTAGATTATGTGCTTTTAAATAAAATTGTAGTAGAAGAAATGGACATAAGAGCACAATTATTAGAACATGTGGCTCATAGAATTATAGTTCGTATTTTTGCTGAAGTAGCAGCTATTTCCAGAATTATTGTGGCAGTTTCTAAATTAAATCCTCCAATTGGCGGTGATGTAGAAGCAGTTACCATAGAAATGGAAGAATATCGAAATTAA
- a CDS encoding outer membrane beta-barrel protein has translation MKKLPFTCFFLLISLLGFSQYEYRDSNRIGIFFGVNQYTLDTKNFDAKPESGWNAGLSIRGNFYNNWDMVYGIQFSENNFTVATKNGVLLSEDVNYALPSAQIALQLSYKIVPNHLSVEFGPLIQLNGKLKLDTENENNIISGTTLFAKDIQDISKFNFYPTAGITFGIKHLRLNVSYQYGLLNTLGNLNSKNIGTNFKVNSSMLNGNVILYL, from the coding sequence ATGAAAAAATTACCTTTTACTTGCTTTTTTCTTTTGATTTCCCTATTGGGTTTTTCTCAATATGAATATCGGGATTCGAATAGAATTGGAATCTTTTTTGGTGTAAACCAATATACTTTAGACACCAAAAATTTTGATGCAAAACCAGAATCTGGCTGGAATGCCGGACTTTCTATACGAGGAAATTTCTATAATAACTGGGATATGGTTTATGGCATTCAGTTCAGTGAAAATAATTTTACTGTTGCTACAAAAAATGGAGTGTTACTGAGTGAAGATGTAAATTATGCCTTACCATCTGCTCAAATCGCATTGCAATTGAGTTATAAAATTGTTCCAAATCATTTGAGTGTAGAGTTTGGTCCTTTAATTCAATTGAATGGAAAATTAAAATTAGACACTGAAAATGAAAATAATATCATTTCCGGAACGACTTTATTCGCAAAAGATATCCAAGATATTTCTAAATTTAATTTTTATCCAACAGCAGGAATTACTTTTGGTATCAAGCATCTTAGATTGAATGTTTCCTATCAATATGGTTTGTTGAACACATTGGGGAATTTAAACAGCAAAAATATAGGTACTAATTTCAAAGTGAATTCGAGTATGTTAAATGGGAATGTGATTCTTTATTTATAG
- a CDS encoding DUF6327 family protein — translation MGSKKYSSYAEIERELEILKLEKEIHLQKLILSYERTKDALSPENMINDLFGYCKTMVTSSYVKILQAVIPYIIGWLSNRKRGR, via the coding sequence ATGGGAAGCAAGAAATACTCATCCTACGCTGAAATCGAAAGGGAATTAGAGATTTTGAAACTCGAAAAAGAAATTCATTTGCAAAAATTGATTTTGAGTTACGAAAGAACTAAGGATGCCCTGAGTCCTGAAAACATGATAAACGATTTGTTTGGTTATTGTAAAACAATGGTTACGAGTTCGTATGTAAAAATTCTACAAGCTGTAATTCCTTATATTATCGGTTGGTTATCCAATAGAAAAAGAGGCCGTTGA